The sequence GATAGGCTGCAGGAAGCTGGCTATAAGGAACCTTTAGTAGAAGGGTTAACGAATACTTGGGCAATATCACATTACTTAGGTTCTATTTTCGATAGAGTGGTCGATCCATCTGTATTGGAGAAAGATTATAACCAAAATACCAGTGAGTTTACAGATGCCGGGTATGTTACTGGACTTGAAATATTTCAAGAATTGACTTCGTATATGGGAGATGTATCGACTGCGATTGATCATGAGGCGGCTCGTAACATGTTTGGAAATGGCGAAGTGCCAGTCTTGTATATGCAATTCGCGGAAATTAAGATGGTGGAAGATATCGGGGACGTAGAAATAGGGTTCTTCAATTTCCCAGAAGTTTCAAACGGGAAAGGCAATCAAACTTCATTAACCGGGGCTCCAGAGGGCTGGATGTTAAGTAAAACTGCACCTAAAGAAGCCATAGAATTCTTGAAGTTCTTGACTTCTGAAGAAACCGCTTTTGAATTTACAAAAACGGATGGTCAACTAAATGCTATTAAAGGTGCGGTCACCTCAGAAAATGTTAATGCTAATAGTCTGGAGGCGTACGATTTAATAATGGAAGCGTCTTCAACCGCACCATGGTTTGATAATGCGGTCAATATCAATATTGCAGACATCTTTATGCGTGGTGGTCAGGAGTTAGCCACAGGGCAAACCACTCCAGAAGATATACTAAAAGCTGTCCAGCAAGAAGCGGAAAAACTTAAAAAGTAGCACTAAAGGGTTATAGAAGCCCTAATGTTCAGTGAATATTAGGGCTTATCTATATGAGAGAAGGTGTATGTATGATCTTTAGAAAAAAACACGTTATTCCAACTCTATTCATACTACCAAGTATATTGTTATTAGGAATCTTCATTTACTTTCCACTCGTACAAAACTTCTATAATAGCTTTTTTGATTTTAGTGTATTTTCACCAACGAAAGAGTATGTTGGATTTGCTGCTTTTGAATACTTGTTACAAGATAAAGTAATTGTTATTGCTTTTTTAAATAATATTAAATATGCAGTAATTTCAATGGTTTTTCAAGTCGCATTTGCTTTAATTTTAGCAACGATTTTGGAAGATAAATTATTTAGAAAAGTTGCTCCAGCTTTACGTATCATTTATTTTATACCGGTGATGATTTCCATTTCTGTTATCGCGTTATTGTTTGGTTTCATCTACAATCCGCAAATGGGGCTTTTAAACAGCTTTTTAGAACTAATTGGACTCGAAAACTTGGCAATCCCTTGGTTAGGAAATGCGACTGCATCAATCTATGCAGTTATTGCCATGTCACAATGGCAAAGTATAGGCTTCATCACAATGTTGTTCATTGTAGCCATCCAGAAAATTCCTAAAGATTTATATGAGGCGGCTGATATAGATGGTGCAGGAAAGGTTAGAAAATTTTTAAGTATTACCGTTCCACAAGTGAAGGAAACGATGTTTGTAAACACACTAATTACGATTACGGGGGCAATGTTGGTTTTCAATGAGCCCTATATCCTCACAAATGGCGGTCCAGGATTTAGCTCCATGACATTGTCAGTGCATATGTATCAACAAGGCTTTGTAAAAGATAATATGGGATATGCTTCAGCGGTAGCAACATTAATCTTTGCATTGACAGCGATTTTTGCCTTGATCCAAATAAAAGTTTCCGGAACTGGAAAGGATGAGTAGAGTGTCTAAAACAAAGACAAATGAAGATTACGTGGGACACAATAAAATGACAAGATTCTTTACATCTATTGCAAAATTAAACTTACATGCTAAAGTTTCTAAGAATCTAATTCTTCTAGGGTTATTGTTTTTTGCCTTACTTATCCTGTATCCACTTTTTTGGATGGTCATTTCATCATTAAAAAGCTATGATGAAATTTATAATAAGGTGTGGTCACTCCCCACAGAATGGCATTTCGAAAACTATCTCACTGCATGGTCTAAAGGTATATCTAGTTATTTTTTGAATAGCTTAATTGTTACGCTATCAACAATCGTATTAGTCGTTGTAGTAGGGTCGATGGCAGCGTTTACATTGTCTAGGTACAAATCAAGATGGATTGATTTCGCTTTAATTTTCATCATTGGGGGACTCATGATGAATCCTCAAGTAGCGTTAATCCCATTATTTGAAATGCTAACGTGGATGGATTTAATCAATACTCGGTGGGCGTTAATATTAACATATGTCGCCTTTAGATTGCCTTTGACCATTATATTAATAAGAGCTTTCTTCTTAAGTATCCCTAAAGATTTAGAAGAATCAGCCATAATTGACGGATGCAGCGAGTTTGGTATCTATAGCAAAATTTATCTTCCGTTGTCAATCCCAATTATTATGACCGCAATTGTATTCACTGCATTTTTCGCTTGGAATGAGTTTTTGTTTGCGACTGTTTTTATTGATTCGGATGTATTAAAAACAATCCCTTCTGGTCTGATGAATTTCAGGGATGCACTGCGTACAGATTGGGGCGTTCTACTAGCTGGAATGGTAATCGCATCTATTCCTATGATTATATTATTGATTTTACTACAAAAATATTTAGTTAGAGGGCTGTCTGAGGGCTCTGTTAAAGGCTAAAAGGAGGAAATTCCATGAATTTAATAGCTGTTGGTGATAATGTTGTGGATTGTTATTTGGATCAGAAAATCTATTATCCGGGTGGTAACTGTGTCAATGTAGCTGTAAATGCCAAAAGGAATGGTGCTGAAAATGTAGCTTATATTGGAATTTTTGGCTCTGACAGTATGGCGGAACATATCCAGTACGCATTAAAAGAGGAATCAATCGATTTTAGTCTTTCTCGAAAAGCAGATGGCCTTAGTGGCCAACCGCAAGTATCACTGACTTCAAGTGGTGATCGAGTATTTGTCGGGGGAGCTAAAAACACTGTACAGCATACATTAAAGCTTCGATTGATTCAAGAAGATTTAGAGTTTATATCGAAATTTGATGTATGTCATATTAGTTGCTACTCTTCGATGGAAAGCGAACTTGCAAATGTTGCGACGATTATCGATATTGCCTATGACTTTTCAAATAATTTAAAGTTGGATTATATTGGGTCCATTGCACAGCACATCACATACGCATTCTTCTCAGCTGCGGAATTAAATGATCAAGAATTGAATACATTTATTGAACAGATAAAAGTACTGAACTTTGAAATAGCAGTGGTAACTCGCGGTAGTTTACCAGCATTATTTATTAAAAACGGGGAAATTTTCAAACAAAACTTAACACCGATTACTGTTGTGGATACGATGGGAGCAGGAGATAGTTTGATTGGAGCGTTTTTAGTTCATTATAAAAATGAAGTGACAATGGAAGAGTCCATTGAAAGAGCTACAAAATCTGCTGAAAAAACATGTGGATTCTATGGTGGATTTGGTTATCCGAAGGAATATTAATGATAAATTGTTTTATTGTACCTCTTCATGTAAAGTTAAATAACAGTAATATCATGATGTATTGATAGGAGTGTTATAATGAAGAGTGAAAAAAAAGTGAATTCAGATGACTCTGTTTTATTGTATGAGCAAATTAAAATTGGAATTAAAGAATTAATAAAAAAAAATAACTTAAAAGCTAGAGACAAGATACCAAACGAAACTGAATTGGGGGAGATTTATAATGTAAGCCGAATCACGGTTCGGAGAGCTATAAAGGAATTAGTTGATGAAAATATTTTAGAAGTTATTAGAGGAAAAGGTACCTTTGTCAAAGCCACCAAAAAGAATATCCATTTATTGAATTTAAAAGGGTTTACAGAGGGCATGTCTACTGAGGAAAATAATATAGAGAAAAAAGTTATATATAACAAAGTAGTTTCTGATGATCCTGATATACCAAGAGTTTTTTTACATGAATATAGTGAATTCCTAAAATTAGTTCGTATTGTGACAGATTCAGCTGGTCCTTTAAGTGTAGATTATGCCTATTTACCCAAAAGTATATATCCAGATATTGAAGCACTAATATCGGATAATGTATCTACTTTTAAAGTAATTAGAGAAAATTATAATGTTAAGTTTACACGGGTTGAAAAAGAAGTTGAATATGTACATCCGTCATCTGAAATCTGTAAACATTTAGGTATTAATAAAATGTCAACTGTAATTTTAGTAAAGAAAATAATCTATGGATCCAATAACTTGCCTGTCCATTATTCAAAATATTATTTGCTAGGTGACAGGGTTAAGTTTTATATAGA comes from Sporosarcina sp. FSL K6-3457 and encodes:
- a CDS encoding PfkB family carbohydrate kinase, with the protein product MNLIAVGDNVVDCYLDQKIYYPGGNCVNVAVNAKRNGAENVAYIGIFGSDSMAEHIQYALKEESIDFSLSRKADGLSGQPQVSLTSSGDRVFVGGAKNTVQHTLKLRLIQEDLEFISKFDVCHISCYSSMESELANVATIIDIAYDFSNNLKLDYIGSIAQHITYAFFSAAELNDQELNTFIEQIKVLNFEIAVVTRGSLPALFIKNGEIFKQNLTPITVVDTMGAGDSLIGAFLVHYKNEVTMEESIERATKSAEKTCGFYGGFGYPKEY
- a CDS encoding GntR family transcriptional regulator, producing MKSEKKVNSDDSVLLYEQIKIGIKELIKKNNLKARDKIPNETELGEIYNVSRITVRRAIKELVDENILEVIRGKGTFVKATKKNIHLLNLKGFTEGMSTEENNIEKKVIYNKVVSDDPDIPRVFLHEYSEFLKLVRIVTDSAGPLSVDYAYLPKSIYPDIEALISDNVSTFKVIRENYNVKFTRVEKEVEYVHPSSEICKHLGINKMSTVILVKKIIYGSNNLPVHYSKYYLLGDRVKFYIDADYTE
- a CDS encoding carbohydrate ABC transporter permease — its product is MIFRKKHVIPTLFILPSILLLGIFIYFPLVQNFYNSFFDFSVFSPTKEYVGFAAFEYLLQDKVIVIAFLNNIKYAVISMVFQVAFALILATILEDKLFRKVAPALRIIYFIPVMISISVIALLFGFIYNPQMGLLNSFLELIGLENLAIPWLGNATASIYAVIAMSQWQSIGFITMLFIVAIQKIPKDLYEAADIDGAGKVRKFLSITVPQVKETMFVNTLITITGAMLVFNEPYILTNGGPGFSSMTLSVHMYQQGFVKDNMGYASAVATLIFALTAIFALIQIKVSGTGKDE
- a CDS encoding carbohydrate ABC transporter permease; protein product: MSKTKTNEDYVGHNKMTRFFTSIAKLNLHAKVSKNLILLGLLFFALLILYPLFWMVISSLKSYDEIYNKVWSLPTEWHFENYLTAWSKGISSYFLNSLIVTLSTIVLVVVVGSMAAFTLSRYKSRWIDFALIFIIGGLMMNPQVALIPLFEMLTWMDLINTRWALILTYVAFRLPLTIILIRAFFLSIPKDLEESAIIDGCSEFGIYSKIYLPLSIPIIMTAIVFTAFFAWNEFLFATVFIDSDVLKTIPSGLMNFRDALRTDWGVLLAGMVIASIPMIILLILLQKYLVRGLSEGSVKG
- a CDS encoding ABC transporter substrate-binding protein, translated to MKKVLGLPIILLLFITILTACNADKENESANGEETVEIDFFHRWPNEPRKSFYDEKIKQFMDENPNVKINVDSVLNDSYKEKIKVLVSSDKLPDIFTAWSDSFAENLVSSEKIMSLNEVISSDADWSSKIIDSQYGGFTFDEETYGIPFTVDGKAFFYNKAIFEENNIAVPSTYDEFIEALDRLQEAGYKEPLVEGLTNTWAISHYLGSIFDRVVDPSVLEKDYNQNTSEFTDAGYVTGLEIFQELTSYMGDVSTAIDHEAARNMFGNGEVPVLYMQFAEIKMVEDIGDVEIGFFNFPEVSNGKGNQTSLTGAPEGWMLSKTAPKEAIEFLKFLTSEETAFEFTKTDGQLNAIKGAVTSENVNANSLEAYDLIMEASSTAPWFDNAVNINIADIFMRGGQELATGQTTPEDILKAVQQEAEKLKK